From the Streptomyces sp. Tu 2975 genome, one window contains:
- a CDS encoding ABC transporter ATP-binding protein has product MATAIAKAEDRVGVEHEYAARIGHVSKSFNGPTGPQLVLDDITLDVAPGEFVTLLGASGCGKSTLLNLVAGLDRPTLGSIETPGGRPALMFQEHALFPWLTAGKNIELALRLRGVPKGARRQEAERLLELVRLGGAYGKRVHELSGGMRQRVAMARALAQDSQLLLMDEPFAALDAITRDVLHDELTRIWRETNVSVLFVTHNVREAVRLAQRVVLLSSRPGRVAHEWTVDIDQPRRIEDPAVAELSVEITEELRGEIRRHGQH; this is encoded by the coding sequence ATGGCCACTGCCATCGCCAAGGCCGAGGACCGCGTCGGTGTCGAGCACGAGTACGCGGCTCGCATCGGGCATGTCTCCAAGTCCTTCAACGGGCCCACCGGGCCGCAGCTCGTCCTGGACGACATCACACTCGATGTCGCGCCGGGCGAGTTCGTCACCCTGCTGGGGGCCTCGGGCTGCGGCAAGTCGACGCTGCTGAACCTGGTCGCCGGGCTCGACCGGCCGACCCTGGGGTCCATCGAGACCCCCGGCGGGCGGCCGGCGCTGATGTTCCAGGAGCACGCGCTGTTCCCATGGCTGACCGCGGGCAAGAACATCGAGCTCGCGCTGCGGCTGCGCGGGGTGCCGAAGGGCGCCCGGCGTCAGGAGGCGGAGCGGCTGCTGGAGCTGGTGCGGCTCGGCGGTGCGTACGGCAAGCGGGTGCACGAGCTGTCCGGCGGTATGCGGCAGCGGGTCGCGATGGCGCGCGCCCTGGCGCAGGACAGCCAACTCCTGCTGATGGACGAGCCGTTCGCGGCGCTCGACGCCATCACCCGCGATGTGCTGCACGACGAGCTCACCCGTATCTGGCGGGAGACGAACGTCTCGGTCCTGTTCGTCACGCACAACGTCCGCGAGGCGGTGCGACTCGCGCAGCGGGTGGTGCTGCTGTCGTCGCGGCCGGGGCGGGTGGCGCACGAGTGGACCGTGGACATCGACCAGCCGCGACGTATCGAGGACCCCGCCGTGGCGGAGCTGTCCGTCGAGATCACCGAAGAACTGCGTGGGGAGATCCGCCGACATGGCCAGCACTGA
- a CDS encoding DsbA family protein, whose translation MSASDSDGRTVVDFYFDPACPFAWITSRWMLEVERERDLDLRFRVMSLHLHNIGNELPDRYRALVDKSIGPVRVAAAAAAGHGDEVLRDLYTEFGTRIHQGKNENFDEVVVESLAALRLPAALATAAHDPSYDDAVRRSHERGHDPAADGYVGTPTIHVDGTVWFGPVLGSIPRGEEAAHLFDSFRVLANHPDLYELKRARTGRLVLD comes from the coding sequence ATGAGCGCTTCCGACTCCGACGGCAGGACCGTCGTCGACTTCTACTTCGACCCCGCCTGCCCCTTCGCCTGGATCACCTCACGCTGGATGCTGGAGGTCGAACGCGAGCGTGATCTCGACCTCCGCTTCCGGGTGATGAGCCTTCACCTCCACAACATCGGCAACGAACTCCCCGACCGGTACCGCGCATTGGTCGACAAGTCGATCGGGCCCGTGCGGGTCGCCGCAGCCGCGGCCGCCGGGCACGGCGACGAGGTGCTGCGCGACCTGTACACCGAATTCGGCACCCGGATCCACCAGGGGAAGAACGAGAACTTCGACGAGGTCGTCGTGGAGTCCCTGGCCGCGCTCCGACTGCCCGCCGCACTGGCCACCGCCGCCCATGACCCCTCGTACGACGACGCGGTGCGCCGCAGCCACGAACGGGGGCACGACCCGGCCGCCGACGGCTATGTCGGCACCCCCACCATCCATGTGGACGGCACGGTCTGGTTCGGCCCGGTGCTGGGCTCGATACCGCGCGGCGAGGAGGCGGCGCACCTCTTCGACAGCTTCCGCGTCCTCGCGAACCACCCGGACCTGTACGAACTCAAGCGCGCCCGCACCGGGCGCCTGGTCCTCGACTGA
- a CDS encoding sirohydrochlorin chelatase, which yields MHSTVLLVVAHGSRDPRHAATVHALTRRVSSLRPGLRVETAFLDFNAPAVPQVLGRLAAEGVRDVVALPLLLTRAFHAKADIPAVLRQAPPALRIRQAEVLGPSPLLLASVQRRLYEAGLTPADMSSTGLVLAAAGSTDPEASAVIAQTARELRHTGWCAVRPAFASASLPRTEDAVRALRADGCARVAVAPYVIAPGRLPDRIAAGAGDADVVADVLGDSPELARLLLRRYDEAAAERLLAATA from the coding sequence ATGCACAGCACTGTCCTCCTTGTCGTGGCGCACGGCAGCCGTGATCCGCGGCACGCGGCGACCGTCCACGCCCTGACCCGGCGGGTGTCCTCGCTGCGGCCGGGTCTGCGGGTGGAGACGGCGTTCCTCGACTTCAACGCCCCGGCGGTGCCGCAGGTCCTCGGCCGGCTGGCGGCCGAGGGGGTCCGGGACGTGGTGGCGCTGCCGCTGCTGCTGACCCGCGCCTTCCATGCCAAGGCCGACATCCCGGCGGTCCTGCGCCAGGCACCTCCGGCGCTGCGGATCCGCCAGGCGGAGGTCCTCGGGCCGTCGCCGCTGCTGCTGGCCTCCGTCCAGCGGCGGCTGTACGAGGCGGGCCTGACGCCGGCGGACATGAGCTCGACGGGCCTGGTGCTGGCCGCCGCGGGCTCCACAGACCCGGAGGCGAGCGCAGTGATCGCTCAGACAGCGCGGGAGCTGCGGCACACCGGTTGGTGCGCCGTGCGGCCTGCGTTCGCCTCCGCATCCCTTCCCCGTACCGAGGACGCGGTCCGGGCGCTGCGGGCGGACGGCTGCGCGCGCGTGGCCGTGGCCCCGTACGTGATCGCTCCCGGCCGGCTGCCCGACCGCATCGCGGCGGGCGCCGGGGACGCGGACGTGGTGGCGGATGTGCTGGGCGACTCGCCGGAGCTGGCGCGGCTGCTGCTGCGCCGCTACGACGAGGCCGCGGCGGAGCGCCTGCTGGCGGCCACCGCCTGA
- a CDS encoding ABC transporter permease, giving the protein MASTDTTGTATGKGAARSDDLAGLEAGLDALDAVQVNRTPVREVLLKKVLPPITAVALVLVAWQVLVWAEVTPDYKLPAPSTVWDGLSDMWLQGTLFEVIWTSVSRGLLGFLLALAIGTPLGLLVSRVKFVRAAIGPILSGLQSLPSVAWVPPAVIWLGLNDSMMFAVILLGAVPSIANGLVSGVDQVPPLFLRAGRTLGATGLRGTWHIVMPAALPGYVAGLKQGWAFSWRSLMAAEIIASSPDLGLGLGQLLENGRNNADMPGVFLAILLILIVGIAIDLLVFSPLERWILRSRGLLVRS; this is encoded by the coding sequence ATGGCCAGCACTGACACGACCGGGACGGCCACCGGGAAGGGCGCCGCCAGGTCCGACGACCTGGCGGGACTCGAGGCGGGCCTCGACGCGCTCGACGCGGTGCAGGTGAACCGCACGCCGGTGCGCGAGGTGCTGCTGAAGAAGGTGCTGCCGCCGATCACCGCCGTGGCGCTGGTGCTGGTGGCCTGGCAGGTCCTCGTGTGGGCGGAGGTCACCCCGGACTACAAGCTGCCCGCGCCGTCAACGGTGTGGGACGGACTGTCCGACATGTGGCTTCAGGGCACGTTGTTCGAGGTCATCTGGACCAGCGTCTCCCGCGGTCTGCTGGGCTTCCTGCTGGCTCTCGCCATCGGCACGCCGCTCGGCCTGCTGGTGTCACGGGTGAAGTTCGTGCGCGCCGCGATCGGCCCGATCCTGTCCGGGCTTCAGTCGCTGCCGTCGGTCGCGTGGGTGCCGCCGGCCGTGATCTGGCTCGGTCTGAACGACTCGATGATGTTCGCCGTCATCCTGCTGGGCGCGGTCCCCTCGATCGCCAACGGCCTGGTCTCCGGCGTGGACCAGGTGCCGCCGCTGTTCCTGCGGGCCGGCCGCACGCTCGGCGCGACCGGGCTGCGGGGCACCTGGCACATCGTGATGCCGGCGGCGCTGCCGGGCTACGTGGCCGGGCTGAAGCAGGGCTGGGCGTTCTCCTGGCGGTCGCTGATGGCCGCTGAGATCATCGCCTCCTCGCCCGACCTGGGCCTCGGGCTCGGCCAGTTGCTGGAGAACGGCCGCAACAACGCGGACATGCCGGGCGTGTTCCTCGCCATCCTCCTGATCCTGATCGTCGGTATCGCGATCGACCTGCTGGTCTTCAGTCCGCTGGAGCGGTGGATCCTGCGCAGCCGCGGTCTTCTCGTCAGGAGCTGA